ACCACCCGTTCACACGGGTGGTTTTGATTATATAAAAAAGCAGAACAACTAGGTACATGGCGGAAATCTAATCCAAAGGCAGGCCAGGTTTGCTATTGCATCTGGCGCTTTTGGTATTTTGCTATTGCTGTAGTAAAATATATTAACTGAAGTAATCATTATGGAATTAATTTAATAAAAAAGGGAATTAGTTAAGATATGAATGTAGTTTTCTGATCTAGGGAGTTGATGTGTGTGGATGAAAGCAGGAGGGAAGAGTTTATCCAGGCAGTTAATAAGGCTTATGCTGAAGAAATGAAGAAGATAAACGACCAGCTTGACAAGGAACTGCTCATCGCCTTGGTTGGCGAGGTAAATGCAGGAAAGTCAACGACGATCAATCAAATATTAGGTAAAAATGTCGCCAGAACGAACCCAAGGCCAGGTGAAACGGTAAGCATCGATCCTTACAATCACGAAGGGCTTGAAAAAATAAAGTTTATGGACACCCCTGGTTTGAACGATCCAAATGATGAAAACCCTAAAAAAACGCTTGAGTTTATTAAAAAAGCGGATATCATCTTATTTTTTACAAATGCGGCGGGGACGGTTTTTTCTGAAAGCGAGAAAGAGCGGTTTCAAGAGATAGAACAGCATAACCAAAATATCCTTATTGTGCTGAATAAGATTGACGCCGCAGAGGATATTGATGGCCTTGTCCAATTTATAAAAAGTTATACGGAAAATAAATACGATGTCATTCCGATCTCGTCCAAAACTGGCGAAAATATAGACGAGCTTAAAAACCAAATTCTTGACCTTTTAAAAAAAAGAGGAAAGGACCTTCTGTTCGCAAAAAGCATGAGTGATAAATCGGCAGCGGCGAACCGGTGGATTGTAGCGGCAGGTGTATCAGCCGGTGCCATCGGAGCTGTACCGATTCCGGGTTCTGACGTCGTGCCGCTCACTGCATTACAAGTGGGATTGCTTTTAAAGCTGTCGGCTTTGTACGGAAAACAATTGTCACTCAAAGACGCGAAAGATTTAATTATCATTACAGCGGCAAAAACTGTCGGCCAAACGCTATACCGGCAAGTCGTGAAGTTTATCCCGGGAGCAGGCTCAGCCGCCGGGGGCGTGATCGCTTCTTCTTTAACGCTTGCACTCGGTTACGGCGTTAAGCATGCCTATGAAAATGACATTGACATCAATTTTGATAAAATTACAGCGCTTTTTCATCAATTCAGGAAAAGAAAAAAACGGTAAAAAATGAAAAAGATAGCTAACTTGTTGTGGCAAGCTGCTATCTTTTTTCTCAATTAATTTCTTTAAATGAGAATAAAAAACATGTTATTCATCTATTTTTACATCACTCATTGGAATGCCGAGAGCCTCCGCAACACCTTCGCCGTATGCAGGATCAGCTTTGTAGCAATGAACGATATGTTTGATTTTTATTTCTTTCGGAGCATCGCCCATGTTGCGTGCCGTGTTCGCAAATAGCCTTTCCTTTTCTCCGTTGTCCATGAGATTGAAAAGCCGGCCAGGCTGTGTAAAGTATTGGTCGTCATCTTCCCTGAAATCCCATTGGTATGCATTACCGTGCAGCGCCAAAGGCGGCTCTTTGAAATCAGGCTGTTCTTCCCATTCTCCGTAGCTGTTCGGTTCGTAATGAATCGTGCTTCCCAAGTTTCCGTCTGTCCTCATTTGTCCGTCTCTATGAAAGCTATGGAATGGGCAGCGAGGAGCGTTTACAGGGATTTGGTGATGGTTCACTCCTAAACGGTAACGCTGCGCATCCCCATAGGAGAATAATCTTCCTTGCAGCATTTTGTCAGGCGAGAAACCAATGCCAGGCACAATATTAGCAGGACTGAACGCGGCTTGCTCGACTTCAGCAAAATAGTTGTCAGGATTTTTGTTCAGCTCAAATTCTCCGACTTCAATAAGAGGAAAGTCTTTTTTATACCATACTTTCGTAAGATCGAACGGATTGTAAGGCATGTTCAATGCTTCTTCTTCCGTCATGACTTGAATGTACATTTTCCACTTTGGAAAGTCTCCGTTCTCAATGCTTTCATATAAGTCGCGTTGATGGGTTTCGCGGTCCTTTCCAATGAGTGCCTCGGCTTCTTCATCGGTTAAATTCTCAATGCCTTGCTGTGTGCGGAAGTGGAATTTCACCCAGTGTCGCTCGTTTTTATCATTAATCATGCTGAATGTATGGCTTCCGAACCCGTGCATATGTCTATAAGATTTAGGAATTCCACGATCGCTCATGATGATTGTAACTTGGTGAAGCGCTTCAGGCAATGATGTCCAGAAATCCCAGTTGTTTTTAGGGCTACGCAAATTTGTGCGCGGATCACGTTTGACGGCATGGTTTAAATCTGGGAATTGCAACGGGTCTCTAAAGAAGAATACAGGTGTATTGTTGCCGACAAGATCCCAGTTTCCTTGCTCAGTATAAAACTTCAGAGCAAATCCACGAATGTCCCGCTCGGCATCTGCTGCGCCGCGTTCTCCTGCAACCGTTGAGAATCGCGCGAACATGTCAGTTTTCTTGCCAACCTTTGAAAAGATTTTCGCTTTCGTATATTTCGTAATGTCATTCGTTACGGTAAATGTACCGTAGGCTCCTGAGCCTTTTGCATGCATTCGCCTTTCCGGTATGACTTCCCTGTCAAAATGAGCGAGCTTTTCCAAAAACCAAACGTCTTGCAGTAGCATAGGGCCTCTTGGGCCTGCTGTAAGTACATTCTGATTGTCTGCGACCGGAGCCCCCGCTGCAGTCGTCAGTTTTTTCTTATTGTCTTTCTTATTCATTACATTAACACCCCCGAGTAATAATGAAAATCATTCTTTATTTACAATAATTATAATAACATAGGCATTATAATTTTGCTATAAATGTAATCTGTTTCTTTTTGGAAAACCATTTTAAAGGACAAGTATCATTACAACATATGCAGTCACTTCAACCCTTAGACCAAAAAAAAAGACCAGTGAAAACATTCACTGATCATTTCTTTCGGTTATTCATTTGACAGGTTCAAAAGATCAAGCAGTTTGAAGAACAAACTTAGCGAAATGGCAATAATCGTGGCGAGCCCCATTCCTTTCAATTCG
This portion of the Pueribacillus theae genome encodes:
- a CDS encoding GTPase; amino-acid sequence: MDESRREEFIQAVNKAYAEEMKKINDQLDKELLIALVGEVNAGKSTTINQILGKNVARTNPRPGETVSIDPYNHEGLEKIKFMDTPGLNDPNDENPKKTLEFIKKADIILFFTNAAGTVFSESEKERFQEIEQHNQNILIVLNKIDAAEDIDGLVQFIKSYTENKYDVIPISSKTGENIDELKNQILDLLKKRGKDLLFAKSMSDKSAAANRWIVAAGVSAGAIGAVPIPGSDVVPLTALQVGLLLKLSALYGKQLSLKDAKDLIIITAAKTVGQTLYRQVVKFIPGAGSAAGGVIASSLTLALGYGVKHAYENDIDINFDKITALFHQFRKRKKR
- a CDS encoding catalase is translated as MNKKDNKKKLTTAAGAPVADNQNVLTAGPRGPMLLQDVWFLEKLAHFDREVIPERRMHAKGSGAYGTFTVTNDITKYTKAKIFSKVGKKTDMFARFSTVAGERGAADAERDIRGFALKFYTEQGNWDLVGNNTPVFFFRDPLQFPDLNHAVKRDPRTNLRSPKNNWDFWTSLPEALHQVTIIMSDRGIPKSYRHMHGFGSHTFSMINDKNERHWVKFHFRTQQGIENLTDEEAEALIGKDRETHQRDLYESIENGDFPKWKMYIQVMTEEEALNMPYNPFDLTKVWYKKDFPLIEVGEFELNKNPDNYFAEVEQAAFSPANIVPGIGFSPDKMLQGRLFSYGDAQRYRLGVNHHQIPVNAPRCPFHSFHRDGQMRTDGNLGSTIHYEPNSYGEWEEQPDFKEPPLALHGNAYQWDFREDDDQYFTQPGRLFNLMDNGEKERLFANTARNMGDAPKEIKIKHIVHCYKADPAYGEGVAEALGIPMSDVKIDE